From a single Pseudomonas cremoricolorata genomic region:
- a CDS encoding pyridoxal phosphate-dependent aminotransferase, with product MTQHYSARSRAIEPFHVMALLARANELQAAGHDVIHLEIGEPDFTTAEPIVAAGQAALAAGHTRYTAARGLPALREAIAGFYAKRYGLNIDPQRILITPGGSGALLLASSLLVDPGKHWLLADPGYPCNRHFLRLVEGAAQLVPVGPDTSYQLTAGLVEQHWNEASVGALVASPANPTGTVLDRRQLASLSQAVSERQGHLVVDEIYHGLTYGMDAPSVLEVDDHAFVLNSFSKYFGMTGWRLGWLVAPPDAVADLEKLAQNLYISAPSMAQHAALACFEPQTLEILEQRRSAFARRRDFLLPALRELGFGIAVEPQGAFYLYADISAFGGDAFAFCQHFLETEHVAFTPGLDFGRYQAGHHVRFAYTQDLPRLQQAVERIERGLRSWQG from the coding sequence ATGACTCAGCACTACAGTGCACGCAGTCGCGCAATCGAACCTTTCCACGTCATGGCCTTGCTGGCCCGCGCCAACGAGTTGCAGGCCGCAGGCCATGATGTCATTCATCTGGAAATCGGCGAGCCGGACTTCACCACCGCCGAACCTATCGTCGCCGCAGGGCAAGCCGCGCTGGCTGCAGGCCATACCCGCTATACCGCCGCTCGCGGTCTGCCGGCCCTGCGCGAGGCGATCGCAGGCTTCTATGCAAAGCGCTACGGCCTGAACATCGACCCGCAACGCATCCTCATCACGCCGGGCGGTTCAGGAGCGCTGCTGCTGGCCAGCAGCTTGTTGGTCGATCCGGGCAAGCACTGGTTGCTGGCCGATCCGGGCTACCCATGCAACCGGCATTTTCTGCGTCTGGTCGAGGGCGCGGCGCAATTGGTGCCGGTGGGGCCGGATACGAGCTATCAGCTCACTGCCGGCCTGGTCGAGCAGCACTGGAACGAAGCCAGCGTCGGTGCGTTGGTGGCCTCCCCGGCCAATCCCACAGGCACGGTGCTCGATCGCCGGCAACTGGCCAGCTTGTCGCAGGCGGTGAGTGAGCGGCAGGGCCATCTGGTGGTCGACGAGATCTACCATGGGCTGACGTACGGCATGGATGCGCCGAGCGTGCTGGAGGTGGACGATCACGCCTTCGTGCTCAATAGCTTCTCCAAGTATTTCGGCATGACCGGCTGGCGCCTGGGCTGGCTGGTGGCGCCGCCCGACGCGGTGGCTGACCTGGAAAAGCTGGCGCAGAACCTTTACATCAGTGCGCCGAGCATGGCTCAGCATGCGGCACTGGCCTGCTTCGAGCCGCAGACCCTGGAGATTCTCGAACAGCGCCGCTCAGCATTCGCCCGCCGCCGCGATTTCCTTCTGCCGGCCTTGCGCGAACTGGGCTTCGGTATCGCCGTCGAACCGCAGGGCGCCTTCTATCTATATGCCGACATCAGTGCTTTCGGTGGCGACGCCTTCGCCTTTTGCCAGCACTTCCTCGAGACCGAGCACGTGGCTTTCACCCCAGGGCTGGATTTCGGTCGGTATCAAGCCGGGCATCACGTGCGCTTCGCCTACACCCAGGATCTGCCACGCCTGCAGCAGGCCGTCGAACGAATCGAACGTGGCTTGCGGAGCTGGCAGGGCTGA
- the dksA gene encoding RNA polymerase-binding protein DksA — protein sequence MSTLEKQKTGQSMFGLEPYKEAKGEEYMGETMRKHFVKLLGAWKQELMTSVDRTMDHMKDEASNFPDPADRASQEEEFALELRNRDRERKLIKKIDKTLQKIQEEDYGWCESCGIEIGLRRLEARPTADLCFDCKEIAEKKEKTNGKG from the coding sequence ATGTCCACCCTAGAAAAGCAAAAAACCGGTCAGAGCATGTTTGGCCTGGAGCCTTATAAAGAAGCAAAGGGCGAGGAGTACATGGGCGAAACCATGCGCAAGCACTTCGTCAAATTGCTCGGTGCCTGGAAACAGGAGCTGATGACCAGTGTGGACCGCACCATGGACCATATGAAGGATGAAGCTTCGAACTTCCCTGACCCGGCCGACCGTGCCAGCCAGGAAGAAGAGTTCGCCCTGGAGCTGCGTAACCGCGACCGCGAGCGCAAGCTGATCAAGAAGATCGACAAGACGTTGCAGAAGATCCAGGAAGAAGACTACGGCTGGTGTGAAAGCTGCGGTATCGAGATCGGCCTGCGCCGTCTTGAAGCCCGTCCGACTGCCGACCTGTGCTTCGACTGCAAGGAAATTGCCGAGAAGAAGGAAAAGACCAACGGTAAGGGATGA
- the gluQRS gene encoding tRNA glutamyl-Q(34) synthetase GluQRS — translation MNNAPYVGRFAPTPSGLLHFGSLIAALASWLDARAVGGRWLLRMEDTDPPREMPGARDAILRTLEGYGLTWDGEVVMQSQRHGAYAEVVERLFNMGLAYACTCSRKQLEGYGGLYPGFCRNAGHAREGAAIRLRVPELTYRFEDRVQGQFSQHLGRELGDFVIQRRDGLYAYQLAVVLDDAWQGVTDVVRGADLLDNTPRQLYLQELLGFSQPRYLHIPLIVQPDGHKLGKSYRSPPLQAEQATPLLLRALRALGQTVEADLHTASANEVLDIARQRWQAASIPRRPTMAEADLQ, via the coding sequence ATGAACAACGCACCCTACGTGGGGCGCTTCGCCCCAACCCCCAGCGGGCTTCTGCACTTTGGTTCTCTGATCGCCGCGCTGGCCTCCTGGCTCGACGCCCGCGCAGTGGGCGGACGTTGGTTACTGCGCATGGAAGACACTGACCCGCCGCGCGAAATGCCCGGCGCCCGTGATGCGATCCTGCGCACCCTGGAAGGCTATGGCCTGACCTGGGATGGCGAAGTGGTGATGCAGAGCCAGCGCCATGGTGCCTATGCCGAGGTGGTCGAGCGCTTGTTCAACATGGGCCTGGCCTACGCCTGCACCTGTTCGCGCAAGCAACTGGAAGGCTATGGCGGGCTGTATCCGGGGTTCTGCCGCAACGCCGGGCACGCCCGCGAAGGCGCGGCGATCCGCCTGCGCGTGCCGGAGCTGACCTACCGTTTCGAGGACCGCGTGCAGGGCCAGTTCAGCCAGCACCTGGGGCGCGAACTGGGCGATTTCGTCATCCAGCGGCGTGATGGCCTGTACGCCTATCAGTTGGCGGTGGTGCTCGATGACGCCTGGCAGGGGGTGACCGATGTGGTGCGTGGCGCCGACCTGCTCGACAACACGCCGCGACAGCTGTATCTGCAAGAGCTGCTCGGGTTTTCCCAGCCGCGCTATCTGCACATTCCGCTGATCGTCCAGCCCGATGGCCACAAGCTCGGCAAGTCGTACCGCTCACCACCTTTGCAGGCCGAGCAGGCCACACCGCTGCTGCTGCGCGCACTGCGGGCGTTAGGCCAGACGGTAGAAGCCGACCTGCATACCGCCAGCGCGAACGAGGTGCTGGACATCGCCCGACAACGTTGGCAGGCGGCAAGCATCCCACGGCGTCCTACCATGGCCGAGGCCGATCTGCAGTAA
- a CDS encoding sensor histidine kinase yields the protein MPMSFSLTQMILISAGYLLVLFGVAWISERGLIPRSVIRHPLTYTLSLGVYASAWAFYGSVGLAYQYGYGFLACYLGVSGAFLLAPVLLYPILKITRTYQLSSLADLLAFRFRSTWAGALTTIFMLIGVLPLLALQIQAVADSINILTGEPVKARVALAFCVLISLFTIFFGSRHIATREKHEGLVFAIAFESVIKLLAVGGIGLYALYGVFGGPHQLEVWLLQNQTALAALHTPLQEGPWRTLLLVFFASAIVMPHMYHMAFTENLNPRSLVSASWGLPLFLLLMSLAVPLILWAGLRLGASTNPEYFTLGLGIAANNQALALLAYIGGLSASSGLIIVTTLSLSGMALNHLVLPLYQPPAQGNIYRWLKWTRRALIVAIIGAGFVFYLTQDNHQSLANLGIVAFVATLQFLPGVLSVLYWPTANRRGFIAGLLAGISVWMVTMLLPLVGNVQGFYIPLLDMIYVLDDTSWHMAAIASLAANVLLFTLISLFTNASSEEVSAAEACAVDNVRRPQRRELHAASPQEFATQLAKPLGAKAAQKEVEQALRDLYLPFDERRPYALRRLRDRIEANLSGLMGPSVAQDMVETFLPYKSGNENYVTEDIHFIESRLEDYHSRLTGLAAELDALRRYHRQTLQELPMGVCSLAKDQEILMWNRAMEELTGIAAKHVVGSRLMTIAEPWRSLLQGFTNIPDEHLHKQRLALDGQPRWLNLHKAAIDEPLAPGNSGLVLLVEDLTDTQALEDKLVHSERLASIGRLAAGVAHEIGNPITGIACLAQNLREEREEDGEIIELSSQILEQTKRVSRIVQSLMSFAHAGGSQQNSEEPVCLADVAQDAIGLLALNRRNFEVQFYNLCDPDHWVEGDPQRLAQVLINLLSNARDASPPGSAVRVRSALSDSSEHMLDLIVEDEGSGIPKNIMDRLFEPFFTTKDPGEGTGLGLALVYSIVEEHYGQITIDSPADIERQRGTRIRVTLPRHVVATSPDIRDRREN from the coding sequence ATGCCGATGAGCTTTAGCCTGACCCAGATGATCCTGATCAGCGCCGGTTATCTGCTGGTACTGTTCGGCGTGGCCTGGATCAGCGAACGAGGCTTGATTCCGCGTTCGGTCATCCGCCATCCGCTGACCTACACCTTGTCGCTGGGCGTCTACGCCAGTGCCTGGGCCTTCTATGGCTCGGTCGGGCTGGCGTATCAGTACGGCTATGGCTTTCTGGCCTGCTACCTGGGTGTGTCGGGGGCATTCCTGCTGGCGCCGGTGCTGCTGTATCCGATTCTGAAGATCACCCGCACCTACCAGCTGTCGTCGCTGGCTGACCTGCTGGCCTTTCGCTTTCGCAGCACCTGGGCCGGGGCGCTGACCACGATTTTCATGCTGATCGGTGTGCTGCCGCTGCTGGCGCTGCAAATCCAGGCGGTCGCCGACTCGATCAACATCCTCACCGGCGAGCCGGTCAAGGCGCGGGTGGCGCTGGCGTTCTGTGTGCTGATCAGCCTGTTCACCATCTTCTTCGGCTCACGGCACATCGCCACGCGCGAGAAGCATGAGGGCCTGGTCTTCGCCATTGCGTTCGAGTCGGTGATCAAGCTGCTGGCCGTGGGTGGCATCGGCCTGTACGCGCTGTATGGCGTGTTCGGCGGGCCGCACCAGCTGGAGGTGTGGCTGCTGCAGAACCAGACCGCCCTGGCCGCGCTGCACACGCCATTGCAGGAAGGTCCGTGGCGCACCTTGCTGCTGGTGTTCTTCGCCTCGGCCATCGTCATGCCGCACATGTACCACATGGCCTTCACCGAGAACCTCAATCCGCGCTCGCTGGTCAGCGCCAGCTGGGGCCTGCCGCTGTTCCTGTTGCTGATGAGCCTGGCTGTGCCGCTGATTCTCTGGGCCGGCCTGCGCCTGGGCGCCAGCACCAACCCTGAGTACTTCACCCTGGGCCTGGGCATCGCTGCCAACAACCAGGCGCTGGCGTTGCTGGCGTACATCGGCGGGCTGTCGGCCTCCAGCGGACTGATCATCGTCACCACGCTGTCACTCTCGGGCATGGCGCTGAACCACCTGGTACTCCCGCTTTATCAACCGCCTGCGCAGGGCAATATCTACCGCTGGCTGAAGTGGACCCGTCGCGCCCTGATCGTCGCCATCATCGGCGCCGGGTTCGTCTTCTACCTGACCCAGGACAACCACCAGAGCCTGGCCAACCTGGGCATCGTCGCTTTCGTCGCCACACTGCAATTCCTGCCGGGGGTGCTGTCGGTGCTGTACTGGCCGACGGCCAACCGCCGCGGCTTCATCGCCGGGCTGCTGGCGGGTATCTCGGTGTGGATGGTGACCATGCTGCTGCCGCTGGTGGGCAACGTGCAGGGCTTCTACATTCCCCTGCTGGACATGATCTACGTCCTCGACGACACCAGTTGGCACATGGCCGCCATCGCCTCGCTGGCGGCCAACGTGCTGCTGTTCACCCTGATCTCGCTGTTCACCAATGCCAGCAGCGAGGAAGTCAGCGCCGCCGAAGCCTGCGCCGTAGACAACGTACGCCGCCCGCAGCGGCGCGAACTGCATGCCGCGTCGCCCCAGGAGTTCGCCACCCAACTGGCCAAGCCACTGGGCGCCAAGGCCGCACAGAAGGAAGTGGAACAGGCGCTGCGCGACTTGTACTTGCCGTTCGACGAACGCAGACCCTACGCCCTGCGCCGTTTGCGTGACCGCATCGAGGCGAATCTGTCGGGCCTGATGGGGCCGAGCGTGGCCCAGGACATGGTGGAAACCTTCCTGCCCTACAAGTCGGGCAACGAGAACTACGTCACCGAAGACATCCACTTCATCGAGAGCCGCCTGGAGGATTATCACTCGCGCCTCACCGGGCTTGCCGCCGAACTCGACGCGCTGCGCCGCTACCATCGACAGACCTTGCAGGAACTGCCCATGGGCGTGTGCTCGCTGGCCAAGGATCAGGAAATCCTCATGTGGAACCGAGCCATGGAAGAGCTGACCGGGATCGCCGCCAAGCACGTGGTCGGCTCGCGCCTGATGACCATCGCCGAGCCATGGCGCAGCCTGCTGCAAGGCTTCACCAACATCCCCGACGAGCACCTGCACAAGCAGCGCCTGGCCCTCGACGGCCAGCCACGCTGGCTGAACCTGCACAAGGCCGCCATCGACGAGCCGCTGGCCCCCGGCAACAGCGGCCTGGTACTGCTGGTCGAAGACCTCACCGATACCCAGGCCCTTGAAGACAAGCTGGTGCATTCCGAGCGCCTGGCCAGCATCGGCCGGCTGGCCGCCGGGGTGGCCCACGAGATCGGCAACCCGATCACCGGCATCGCCTGCCTGGCGCAGAACCTGCGCGAAGAGCGCGAAGAGGATGGCGAGATCATCGAGCTGTCCAGCCAGATCCTCGAGCAGACCAAACGCGTCTCACGCATCGTCCAGTCACTGATGAGCTTCGCCCATGCCGGCGGCAGCCAGCAGAACAGCGAAGAGCCGGTGTGCCTGGCCGACGTGGCCCAGGATGCCATTGGTCTGCTTGCACTGAACCGGCGCAATTTCGAGGTGCAGTTCTATAACCTGTGCGATCCCGACCACTGGGTCGAGGGTGACCCGCAGCGTTTGGCCCAGGTGTTGATCAACCTGCTGTCCAACGCCCGCGACGCCTCTCCACCGGGAAGTGCGGTGCGCGTGCGCAGCGCTCTGAGCGACAGCAGCGAACACATGCTCGACCTGATCGTCGAAGACGAAGGCAGCGGCATTCCGAAGAACATCATGGATCGACTGTTCGAGCCGTTCTTCACCACCAAGGATCCTGGCGAAGGTACCGGCCTGGGTCTCGCGCTGGTCTATTCCATCGTGGAAGAGCATTATGGGCAAATCACCATCGACAGCCCCGCCGACATCGAACGGCAACGAGGCACCCGGATCCGCGTTACTTTGCCACGGCATGTCGTAGCGACGTCCCCAGACATTCGAGACCGTCGAGAGAACTGA
- a CDS encoding sigma-54-dependent transcriptional regulator yields the protein MPHILIVEDETIIRSALRRLLERNQYQVSEAGSVQEAQERFSITTFDLIVSDLRLPGAPGTELIRLGEGTPVLIMTSYASLRSAVDSMKMGAVDYIAKPFDHDEMLQAVARILRDRPKTAPQEANNPEARISGKSSSADKAAATAASGEIGIIGSCPPMLDMFSKIRKVAPTDSNVLIQGESGTGKELVARALHNLSRRAKAPMISVNCAAIPETLIESELFGHEKGAFTGASAGRAGLVEAADGGTLFLDEIGELPLEAQARLLRVLQEGEIRRVGSVQSQKVDVRLIAATHRDLKSLAKAGQFREDLYYRLHVIALKLPALRERGSDVNQIADAFLARQSARIGRDDLCFSGDAVQAIRHYSWPGNVRELENAVERAVILSESPEISAELLGIDIELSDLEDGDPLDHLPSSSAVGANPSQDPTEDLSLEDYFHHFVLEHQDHMTETELARKLGVSRKCLWERRQRLGIPRRKSSATSEN from the coding sequence ATGCCGCATATTCTGATCGTCGAAGACGAAACCATCATCCGCTCCGCCCTCCGCCGCCTGCTGGAAAGAAATCAGTACCAGGTCAGCGAGGCCGGTTCGGTGCAGGAGGCCCAGGAGCGGTTCAGCATCACCACGTTCGACCTGATCGTCAGTGACCTGCGTCTGCCTGGCGCGCCCGGCACCGAGCTGATCAGGCTCGGTGAAGGCACACCGGTGCTGATCATGACCAGCTACGCCAGCCTTCGCTCGGCGGTGGACTCGATGAAGATGGGTGCGGTGGACTACATCGCCAAGCCGTTCGATCACGACGAAATGCTCCAGGCCGTGGCGCGCATCCTGCGCGATCGACCCAAGACTGCACCACAGGAAGCGAACAATCCCGAAGCCCGCATCTCCGGCAAGTCGAGCAGTGCCGACAAGGCCGCAGCCACGGCAGCCAGCGGTGAGATCGGCATCATCGGTTCGTGCCCACCGATGCTCGACATGTTCAGCAAGATTCGCAAGGTGGCGCCGACCGACTCGAATGTCCTTATCCAGGGCGAGTCCGGCACTGGCAAGGAGCTGGTCGCCCGGGCGCTGCATAACCTGTCGCGACGCGCCAAGGCACCGATGATTTCCGTCAACTGCGCGGCCATTCCGGAAACCTTGATCGAGTCCGAGTTGTTCGGCCACGAGAAAGGCGCCTTTACGGGTGCCAGCGCAGGACGCGCCGGGCTGGTCGAAGCGGCCGATGGCGGCACGCTGTTCCTCGATGAAATCGGCGAACTGCCGCTCGAAGCCCAGGCGCGCCTGCTGCGTGTCTTGCAGGAGGGCGAGATCCGCCGGGTGGGTTCGGTGCAGTCGCAGAAAGTCGATGTGCGCCTGATCGCCGCCACCCACCGTGATCTCAAGAGCCTGGCCAAAGCCGGCCAGTTCCGCGAAGACCTGTATTACCGGCTGCATGTGATCGCACTGAAACTGCCGGCGTTGCGCGAACGTGGCAGCGACGTCAACCAGATCGCCGACGCGTTCCTGGCTCGCCAGAGTGCGCGAATCGGCCGTGACGACCTATGTTTCTCGGGCGATGCGGTGCAAGCCATCCGCCACTACAGCTGGCCGGGTAACGTCCGTGAGCTGGAGAACGCCGTCGAGCGTGCAGTCATCCTCAGCGAGAGCCCGGAAATCTCTGCAGAGCTGCTGGGCATCGATATCGAGCTGAGCGATCTGGAAGACGGCGACCCGCTCGACCACCTTCCGTCCTCCTCGGCCGTGGGGGCAAACCCCAGCCAGGACCCGACCGAAGACCTGTCACTGGAGGATTACTTCCATCATTTCGTCCTCGAACACCAGGATCACATGACCGAGACCGAACTGGCGCGCAAGCTCGGCGTCAGCCGCAAGTGCCTGTGGGAACGTCGTCAGCGCCTGGGCATCCCCCGTCGCAAGAGCAGCGCCACTAGCGAAAACTGA
- a CDS encoding polynucleotide adenylyltransferase PcnB has translation MLKKLFQSFRPPVHAQHHRRTTPEVINKSQHSLQRSQFSRHAVGIVERLQSAGYQAYLVGGCVRDMLLGIAPKDFDVATSATPEQVRAEFRNARIIGRRFKLVHIQFGREIIEVATFRAPHSDEDQDDKHRSSHHANGRILRDNVYGTLEEDAQRRDFTINALYYDPVSERILDYANGVHDIRNRLLRLIGDPTHRYQEDPVRMLRAVRFAAKLDFGIEKHTVAPIRELAPLLREIPPARLFEESLKLFLSGQGAMVFEMLVDLELFAPLFPASAQALEDRPTYTYTLISQALNNTDLRIKQGKPVTPAFLFAALLWPALPARVLHLQNQGVPPIPAMNGAAHELIAEQCQRVAVPKRFTLPIREIWDMQERLPRRSGKRADQLLDNPRFRAGYDFLLLRESAGEQTDDLGQWWTDYQEAHDGERREMIRDLGSRDDGAAPRKRKRTSSKRKRGGDEVFD, from the coding sequence ATGCTGAAGAAGTTGTTCCAGTCTTTCCGCCCTCCCGTCCACGCTCAGCACCATCGGCGCACTACGCCCGAGGTGATCAACAAGAGCCAGCACTCGCTGCAACGCAGCCAGTTCAGCCGCCATGCGGTGGGCATCGTAGAGCGCCTGCAAAGCGCAGGCTATCAGGCTTACCTGGTGGGTGGCTGTGTTCGCGACATGCTCCTGGGGATCGCCCCCAAGGACTTCGATGTCGCCACCAGCGCCACCCCGGAACAGGTTCGCGCAGAGTTTCGCAATGCGCGGATCATCGGCCGTCGTTTCAAGCTCGTGCACATCCAGTTCGGTCGCGAGATCATCGAAGTCGCCACATTCCGTGCGCCGCACTCGGATGAAGACCAGGACGACAAACACCGTTCGTCGCATCATGCCAATGGGCGCATCCTGCGCGACAACGTCTACGGCACCTTGGAAGAAGACGCCCAGCGCCGCGATTTCACCATCAATGCGCTGTACTACGATCCGGTCAGCGAGCGCATTCTCGATTACGCCAACGGCGTGCACGACATCCGCAATCGCCTGCTGCGCCTGATCGGTGATCCGACCCATCGTTACCAGGAAGATCCCGTGCGCATGCTGCGCGCGGTGCGTTTCGCTGCCAAGCTCGACTTCGGTATCGAGAAACACACCGTCGCGCCGATCCGCGAGCTGGCGCCGTTGCTGCGCGAGATTCCACCAGCGCGGTTGTTCGAAGAAAGCCTCAAACTGTTTCTCTCCGGCCAGGGCGCGATGGTCTTCGAAATGCTGGTCGACCTGGAACTGTTCGCGCCGCTGTTCCCCGCCAGCGCCCAGGCCCTGGAAGATCGCCCCACCTATACCTACACGCTGATCAGCCAGGCGCTGAACAACACCGACCTGCGTATCAAGCAGGGCAAACCGGTGACCCCGGCGTTCCTCTTCGCAGCGCTGCTGTGGCCTGCCCTGCCAGCACGTGTGCTGCACCTGCAGAACCAGGGCGTGCCGCCGATTCCGGCCATGAACGGCGCCGCCCACGAGCTGATCGCCGAACAGTGCCAGCGCGTGGCGGTACCCAAACGCTTCACCCTGCCGATCCGCGAGATCTGGGACATGCAGGAACGCCTGCCGCGGCGCAGTGGCAAACGTGCCGACCAGTTGCTGGACAACCCACGTTTCCGCGCCGGCTACGACTTCCTGCTGCTGCGCGAGAGCGCTGGCGAGCAGACCGACGATCTCGGCCAATGGTGGACCGACTATCAGGAAGCCCACGACGGCGAGCGCCGCGAAATGATCCGTGACCTGGGCAGCCGTGATGACGGCGCCGCACCGCGCAAGCGCAAGCGCACCAGCAGCAAGCGCAAACGCGGTGGCGACGAGGTCTTCGACTGA
- the folK gene encoding 2-amino-4-hydroxy-6-hydroxymethyldihydropteridine diphosphokinase: MSSRVHIGLGSNLAEPAEQLRSALQAMAQIARTELVGTSAFYTSDSLLPGQPRYTNAVAALDTGLEPLALLDALQAIENQHGRVRAERWGPRTLDLDILLFGEQLIDIPRLQVPHTQLHLRAFVLYPLAELVPADYQLADGRTLAQLLAHCPFVGLERL, translated from the coding sequence ATGTCCAGCCGCGTCCATATCGGCCTGGGCAGCAACCTGGCCGAGCCTGCCGAGCAACTGCGCAGCGCCTTGCAGGCTATGGCCCAGATCGCCCGGACCGAGCTGGTGGGCACTTCCGCCTTCTATACCAGCGACTCACTGCTGCCCGGTCAGCCGCGCTACACCAATGCGGTGGCGGCACTGGACACCGGTCTCGAGCCGCTCGCGCTGCTCGACGCCCTGCAAGCCATCGAGAACCAGCACGGCCGTGTCCGTGCCGAGCGCTGGGGCCCGCGAACCCTCGACCTGGATATCCTGTTGTTCGGCGAACAGCTCATCGACATCCCGCGCCTCCAGGTGCCACATACGCAGCTGCACCTGCGCGCCTTCGTGCTTTACCCCCTTGCCGAACTGGTACCCGCTGACTATCAGCTGGCCGATGGACGCACGCTGGCGCAGTTGCTCGCCCACTGCCCCTTCGTCGGCCTCGAACGCCTGTAA
- the panB gene encoding 3-methyl-2-oxobutanoate hydroxymethyltransferase, giving the protein MPDVTLTTLNGLKAKGEKITMLTCYDATFAKAASQAGVEVLLVGDSLGMVLQGHDSTLPVTTAEMAYHTACVKRGNDGALILADLPFMAHATPEQAFANSATLMQAGAHMVKIEGAAWLADTISQLSQRGVPVCAHLGLTPQTVNVLGGYKVQGRQQAQAEQMRADALALEQAGAAMLLLECVPSELARQISQSVSIPVIGIGAGSDTDGQVLVLHDMLGLSLSGRVARFVKNFMIGQNDINGALAAYVKAVKDVSFPASEHGFSA; this is encoded by the coding sequence ATGCCTGACGTTACCCTCACGACCCTCAATGGCCTCAAGGCCAAGGGGGAAAAGATCACCATGCTGACCTGCTACGACGCCACCTTCGCCAAAGCGGCCAGTCAGGCCGGTGTCGAAGTGCTGCTGGTGGGTGATTCGCTGGGCATGGTATTGCAAGGGCACGACAGTACCTTGCCCGTTACCACGGCCGAAATGGCCTACCACACCGCCTGCGTCAAGCGCGGCAACGACGGTGCACTGATTCTTGCCGACCTGCCATTCATGGCCCATGCCACACCCGAACAAGCCTTTGCCAACAGCGCCACGCTGATGCAGGCCGGCGCGCACATGGTGAAGATCGAGGGTGCGGCCTGGCTGGCCGATACGATCAGCCAACTGAGCCAGCGCGGCGTGCCGGTCTGCGCACACCTGGGGCTGACCCCGCAGACGGTCAATGTCTTGGGTGGCTACAAGGTTCAAGGCCGCCAGCAGGCCCAGGCGGAACAAATGCGCGCCGACGCCCTGGCCCTGGAACAGGCCGGCGCGGCGATGCTGCTGCTCGAATGCGTGCCCAGCGAGCTGGCCAGGCAGATCAGCCAGTCAGTGAGCATTCCGGTGATCGGTATCGGTGCCGGCAGCGATACCGACGGACAGGTGCTGGTGCTGCACGACATGCTGGGGTTGTCGCTTAGTGGTCGAGTGGCGCGCTTCGTGAAGAACTTCATGATCGGCCAGAATGATATCAATGGCGCCCTCGCTGCTTACGTCAAAGCGGTCAAGGACGTCAGCTTCCCCGCCAGTGAACATGGGTTCAGCGCATGA
- the panC gene encoding pantoate--beta-alanine ligase yields MNTVKTVRELRAAVARARGEGKRIGFVPTMGNLHSGHAALVTKAAQRADFVVASIFVNPLQFGANEDLATYPRTLAADQARLLEAGCNLLFAPTVEEMYPSGTTAQTRVSVGQLSEGLCGASRPGHFEGVATVVNKLFNMVQPDLAVFGEKDYQQLAVIRTMVRDLNMPVQIFGEPTVRADDGLALSSRNGYLSPEQRQIAPAVYRTLCQLADGLRRGRRDYQALLDEGKTQLQSAGLRIDYLELRHALTLQPAMLDDRDLVLLLAAYLGNTRLIDNLYLHLDEPTA; encoded by the coding sequence ATGAATACAGTCAAGACCGTCCGCGAACTGCGCGCCGCCGTAGCGCGCGCTCGGGGTGAAGGCAAACGCATCGGCTTCGTGCCGACCATGGGTAACCTGCACAGTGGCCATGCCGCGCTGGTGACCAAGGCCGCGCAGCGTGCCGACTTCGTGGTCGCGAGCATTTTCGTCAACCCGCTGCAGTTCGGCGCCAACGAAGACCTCGCCACCTACCCCCGAACGCTTGCCGCCGACCAGGCGCGTCTGCTCGAAGCAGGCTGCAACCTGCTGTTCGCGCCAACCGTCGAGGAAATGTACCCCAGTGGTACGACTGCGCAGACCCGAGTCAGCGTTGGCCAGCTTTCGGAAGGTCTGTGCGGCGCCAGTCGCCCGGGACACTTCGAAGGTGTCGCGACCGTGGTCAACAAGCTGTTCAACATGGTCCAGCCCGATCTGGCCGTGTTCGGCGAAAAGGACTACCAGCAACTGGCCGTCATCCGCACCATGGTCCGCGACCTGAACATGCCCGTCCAGATCTTCGGCGAGCCCACCGTGCGCGCCGACGATGGCCTGGCGCTGTCCTCGCGCAATGGCTACCTGAGCCCCGAGCAACGCCAGATCGCCCCGGCGGTGTATCGCACCCTGTGCCAGTTGGCAGACGGCCTGCGCCGTGGTCGGCGCGATTACCAGGCGCTGCTCGACGAAGGCAAGACGCAACTGCAAAGCGCCGGGCTGCGCATCGACTATCTGGAACTGCGTCATGCGCTCACGCTGCAACCGGCGATGCTCGATGACCGCGACCTGGTGCTTCTGCTGGCCGCCTACCTGGGTAATACCCGCCTGATCGACAACCTGTACCTGCATCTGGACGAGCCCACAGCCTGA